From one uncultured Bacteroides sp. genomic stretch:
- a CDS encoding threonine/serine exporter family protein codes for MDIHYELKELSKFLSDYSTSLMAVGVQTSRIVRNTSRIAESFGFYLDMTIFQKTIIMTLRDADNSHSYSAVNKIKPMPLNFAINSKLSTLSWEAYDNHLSLDELKAKYHEIVTTPRESKWLVLFLVACANAAFCRLFQGDFISMAIVFIATLGGFFVRQLLMQKQWNHLAVFIISSFVASIIGSSGYLFHWGTTPDMALGTSVLYLIPGVPLINSIMDVIDGHVLAGMSRFINACLLIICIAIGLSITILITGVSAL; via the coding sequence ATGGATATCCACTACGAACTAAAAGAGTTATCAAAATTCCTATCTGATTATTCGACTAGTCTTATGGCAGTAGGCGTGCAGACTTCACGTATTGTGCGCAACACATCTCGTATAGCCGAATCTTTTGGCTTTTATCTGGATATGACCATCTTTCAGAAAACAATTATCATGACACTGAGAGATGCCGACAACTCGCATTCTTACAGTGCGGTTAACAAAATAAAACCCATGCCGCTTAATTTTGCCATTAACTCTAAGTTAAGTACACTCAGTTGGGAAGCATACGATAATCATTTATCGCTGGATGAATTAAAAGCAAAATATCATGAAATCGTAACTACGCCCAGAGAAAGCAAATGGTTGGTGCTATTCCTTGTAGCCTGTGCCAACGCAGCATTCTGCCGGTTATTTCAGGGAGACTTCATCTCAATGGCTATCGTGTTTATAGCTACGCTAGGAGGCTTCTTTGTCCGTCAACTTCTTATGCAAAAACAATGGAATCATCTGGCTGTATTTATTATCTCTTCATTTGTTGCATCAATCATCGGTTCCAGCGGCTATTTGTTTCATTGGGGTACTACACCCGATATGGCTCTAGGTACGAGCGTTTTATATCTTATCCCGGGAGTACCTCTGATTAACTCTATCATGGATGTTATTGACGGACACGTGTTGGCCGGAATGTCTCGCTTTATCAACGCTTGTTTGCTGATTATATGCATAGCTATCGGGCTGTCAATCACCATTTTAATAACTGGAGTTAGTGCTTTATGA
- a CDS encoding bifunctional 4-hydroxy-2-oxoglutarate aldolase/2-dehydro-3-deoxy-phosphogluconate aldolase, whose amino-acid sequence MARFNKMQVLNAMAGTGMVPVFYNKDIEVAKNVVKACYDGGVRAFEFTNRGDFAQDVFAELVKWAAKECPEMIMGIGSVVDPGTAALYIQLGANFVVGPLFNPEIAKICNRRLIPYTPGCGSVSEIGFAQEVGCDLCKVFPAGNVGGPSFVKNVKAPMPWSMLMVTGGVEPTKENLTAWIKAGVTCVGMGSNLFPKEVVAAQDWAWIVAKCKEAFGYIAEARK is encoded by the coding sequence ATGGCAAGATTTAATAAAATGCAGGTGCTCAATGCTATGGCAGGCACAGGGATGGTTCCCGTTTTTTATAATAAAGATATAGAAGTAGCAAAGAATGTAGTGAAAGCATGTTACGACGGTGGTGTTCGTGCATTCGAATTTACTAATCGTGGCGATTTTGCTCAGGATGTATTTGCTGAATTGGTGAAGTGGGCTGCCAAAGAATGCCCCGAAATGATTATGGGTATCGGCTCTGTTGTCGATCCGGGTACGGCAGCTTTGTATATTCAGTTGGGGGCCAATTTTGTAGTAGGTCCTTTGTTCAATCCGGAAATTGCTAAGATTTGTAATCGTCGTTTAATTCCTTATACTCCCGGCTGTGGTTCTGTTTCTGAAATTGGCTTTGCTCAGGAAGTTGGATGCGATCTTTGCAAAGTGTTCCCGGCAGGAAACGTAGGTGGCCCTTCATTTGTGAAGAACGTAAAAGCTCCGATGCCATGGTCTATGCTGATGGTTACAGGTGGGGTAGAACCGACTAAAGAAAATTTGACGGCATGGATTAAAGCGGGTGTTACTTGTGTGGGGATGGGTTCTAACCTTTTTCCAAAAGAAGTGGTTGCCGCTCAGGATTGGGCTTGGATTGTTGCTAAGTGTAAAGAGGCTTTCGGCTACATTGCCGAAGCTAGAAAATAA
- a CDS encoding LacI family DNA-binding transcriptional regulator, with protein sequence MNKLPDRIRIKDIARLADVSVGTVDRVIHGRSGVSESSRKRVEEILKQLDYQPNMYASALASNKKYSFACLLPQHLKGEYWTAVETGISEALANYSDFNTSANISYYDPYDYHSFVDAGNAILKAEPDGVLLAPTAPQYTKRLTDELTAQNIPYIYIDSYIKELPPLAFFGQHSHQSGYFAARMLMLLADNEKEIVIFRKINEGIVGSNQQENREIGFRRYMREHHPACHILELDLHAKRPSEDNSMLDDFFGKHPKVCNGITFNSKAYIIGEYLQNRKVKTPFNLVGYDLLERNVACLKQNNIAFLIAQQPELQGLNGIKALCDHLIFKKEINGVNYMPIDLLTVETIDFYLKLPR encoded by the coding sequence ATGAATAAGTTACCTGATAGAATCAGAATAAAAGATATAGCCCGCCTAGCAGATGTATCGGTAGGAACCGTAGATAGGGTGATTCACGGACGGAGCGGTGTCTCAGAATCCAGCCGGAAACGGGTGGAGGAGATACTGAAACAGTTGGACTATCAGCCAAACATGTACGCCAGCGCGCTGGCATCTAACAAAAAATATTCATTCGCCTGCCTTCTGCCCCAGCATCTGAAAGGTGAATACTGGACAGCTGTTGAAACAGGTATAAGCGAAGCATTGGCCAACTATTCCGATTTCAACACTTCGGCAAATATTTCATATTATGACCCGTATGATTATCACTCTTTTGTAGATGCCGGCAATGCTATTCTGAAAGCAGAACCGGACGGGGTATTACTGGCCCCCACGGCACCGCAATACACCAAGCGACTTACCGATGAATTAACGGCACAAAACATACCTTATATATACATAGATTCGTATATAAAAGAGCTGCCTCCCCTTGCTTTTTTCGGACAACACTCTCATCAAAGCGGATATTTTGCCGCACGCATGTTAATGCTACTGGCCGACAACGAAAAAGAAATCGTTATTTTCCGCAAAATCAACGAAGGTATTGTGGGATCCAATCAGCAAGAGAATCGGGAAATAGGTTTCAGAAGATACATGCGGGAACATCATCCGGCCTGTCACATTTTGGAACTCGACCTCCATGCCAAACGACCAAGTGAAGACAATAGCATGCTCGATGACTTTTTCGGCAAACACCCCAAAGTATGCAACGGCATTACGTTTAACTCTAAAGCTTACATCATTGGCGAATATCTGCAAAACCGAAAGGTAAAGACTCCGTTTAATCTGGTGGGCTACGACTTGCTGGAAAGGAACGTGGCTTGTCTGAAACAAAACAACATCGCATTTCTTATTGCACAACAGCCGGAGCTGCAAGGGCTGAACGGAATTAAAGCCTTGTGCGACCACCTCATCTTCAAGAAAGAGATAAATGGTGTTAACTACATGCCTATTGATCTTTTAACGGTAGAAACCATTGATTTCTACCTGAAATTACCCAGATAA
- a CDS encoding kelch repeat-containing protein: protein MTRMFLLTVGLLGFILCGGVCAQGRLIPKKGKVVDITSRVPIADVNIYVGEKQGVAVTNSKGEFSTENLSHCTEQDTLYFSCVGYLTIKISLADLRKYNYVISLSENVVPIDEVVAYGKPLQTYLQYKTLTSLPNWGIADFASFLFNDEILLAGGDISEIDISEATSMAEIHNSIFENYSPYLFRYNLKTDSWSRLNLKFRARAYHAAHYYKGKMYILGGKLFSTNRKIEYLDDAIEVYDMQKDTVLVDYANPHKAVNFASCIYKDCLIIMGGSISENAKHRKVYSNKAHLLNLKTGFWYELPNMPSGKETKGILYGHSFYLFGGFRDETLGNIECYDISSGKWEALGTLPHSVQRPGIVCVDKTVYIFEERMIQAYNLSTGKTFVYRIDLPLMGSELFYANQKLYIVGGCKKEGDNTTPSPNVYSVSLSEFLRTETIE, encoded by the coding sequence ATGACTCGGATGTTTTTGTTGACCGTAGGGTTATTAGGGTTTATCTTATGTGGAGGCGTATGTGCTCAGGGAAGACTTATCCCCAAAAAAGGTAAGGTGGTGGATATAACTTCTCGTGTTCCAATAGCTGATGTAAATATTTATGTGGGCGAAAAGCAAGGAGTTGCTGTGACAAATTCGAAAGGAGAATTCAGTACTGAAAACCTTTCTCATTGTACAGAACAGGATACATTGTATTTTTCGTGTGTGGGTTATTTAACTATCAAAATATCTTTGGCCGACTTACGCAAATACAATTATGTGATTTCATTATCGGAGAACGTTGTCCCTATCGATGAAGTTGTGGCGTACGGCAAACCTTTGCAGACCTATTTGCAGTACAAAACACTTACGTCTTTACCCAATTGGGGAATAGCTGATTTTGCTTCTTTTTTATTCAACGATGAAATTCTGTTGGCAGGTGGCGATATTTCGGAAATAGATATTTCGGAAGCTACCTCTATGGCCGAAATACATAATAGTATTTTCGAGAATTATAGTCCTTATCTATTTCGCTACAATCTGAAGACAGATTCTTGGTCACGACTTAATTTGAAGTTTAGGGCACGAGCTTATCATGCTGCCCATTATTATAAGGGGAAGATGTATATTTTAGGAGGTAAGTTATTTTCTACCAATCGTAAGATCGAATATCTGGATGATGCAATTGAGGTCTATGATATGCAAAAAGATACGGTATTGGTAGATTATGCCAATCCTCACAAAGCAGTTAATTTCGCCTCTTGTATTTATAAGGATTGTTTAATTATAATGGGTGGTTCTATATCGGAAAATGCAAAACATCGAAAAGTCTATTCTAATAAGGCACACTTATTGAATCTAAAAACCGGATTTTGGTATGAACTGCCCAATATGCCATCTGGAAAAGAGACGAAAGGTATACTTTACGGTCATTCTTTTTATTTGTTTGGTGGTTTCAGAGATGAAACGCTTGGTAATATAGAGTGCTATGATATATCTTCAGGGAAATGGGAAGCATTGGGCACTCTGCCACATAGTGTTCAAAGGCCAGGCATTGTATGTGTAGATAAAACGGTTTATATTTTTGAAGAAAGGATGATACAGGCTTATAACTTGTCGACTGGAAAGACTTTTGTTTATCGTATTGATTTGCCTTTAATGGGAAGTGAATTATTTTACGCTAATCAGAAATTGTATATTGTAGGGGGATGTAAGAAAGAAGGAGACAATACGACTCCTTCCCCTAATGTGTATAGTGTTTCTCTATCCGAGTTTTTGAGAACAGAAACCATTGAGTAG
- a CDS encoding sugar kinase, protein MGKKVVTFGEIMLRLATPGYLRFSQAKEFTATFGGGEANVAVSLANYGLDTEFVTRLPKNDIAQSCIMDLRAHNVGTEEILFGGDRVGIYFLETGAVARASKVVYDRANSSISTIEPGMVNWKEVFKDAQWFHWTGITPALSQGAADACLEAIKVANEMGVTVSCDINYRKNLWKYGKTADEVMPALVEGCDVILGNEEDCEKVFGIKPEGFDVTATNGEVNSAEFESVCTQMMKKFPRCKKMIVTLRGAINANHNTWGGVLFSGGSLKISKRYDITHIVDRVGGGDSFMGGLIYGLISYPADDQKALEFAVAASCLKHTIYGDFNLVTVAEVENLMKGDGSGRVSR, encoded by the coding sequence ATGGGAAAGAAAGTTGTTACTTTTGGGGAAATAATGCTTCGTTTAGCCACTCCGGGCTATTTGAGATTTTCGCAAGCGAAAGAATTCACTGCTACATTTGGCGGTGGCGAAGCAAATGTTGCCGTGTCATTGGCAAACTATGGTTTGGATACAGAATTCGTAACTCGTCTTCCTAAGAACGATATAGCCCAATCTTGCATTATGGACCTCCGCGCTCACAATGTGGGTACTGAAGAAATCCTTTTCGGAGGAGATCGCGTAGGCATTTATTTCCTCGAGACAGGTGCTGTGGCACGTGCTTCAAAGGTAGTTTATGATCGTGCCAATTCTTCTATCTCTACCATCGAACCGGGAATGGTGAATTGGAAAGAGGTTTTTAAAGACGCTCAATGGTTTCATTGGACCGGCATTACTCCGGCTTTATCTCAGGGTGCAGCCGATGCTTGTCTGGAAGCAATCAAAGTAGCCAATGAAATGGGTGTTACGGTTTCTTGTGACATTAACTACCGCAAAAATCTTTGGAAATACGGCAAAACAGCCGATGAGGTAATGCCTGCATTGGTTGAAGGTTGCGACGTAATTCTTGGCAACGAAGAAGATTGTGAGAAAGTATTTGGCATCAAGCCCGAAGGTTTCGACGTAACTGCTACCAACGGAGAGGTTAACTCTGCTGAATTTGAATCGGTATGTACTCAGATGATGAAGAAATTCCCTCGTTGTAAAAAGATGATTGTCACTCTTCGTGGTGCTATCAATGCCAACCACAATACTTGGGGGGGAGTTCTTTTCTCTGGTGGTTCATTGAAAATATCCAAGAGATATGACATTACACATATTGTAGATCGTGTAGGTGGCGGCGACTCATTTATGGGCGGACTTATTTATGGTTTAATCAGCTATCCTGCTGATGACCAAAAAGCGCTTGAATTTGCCGTTGCGGCATCATGCCTGAAACATACTATTTATGGTGATTTCAATCTGGTTACTGTTGCCGAGGTAGAGAACCTGATGAAGGGCGACGGTTCGGGCCGCGTAAGCAGATAA
- a CDS encoding threonine/serine exporter family protein, giving the protein MINIDFVQAIIYDGLFAAVAAIGFAIISNPPRKALAISAFLAAVGHGLRYYLLHSEVFTIDIATASFFAAMAIGLLSIPFAKYVHCPAEVFSFPALLPMIPGMFAYKSILYLTKFMQSKDQTASFQFIEQFFRNGITTIFVLFALVVGVAIPVFFFHRQSFSATRLLNKLAKK; this is encoded by the coding sequence ATGATAAATATAGATTTTGTACAGGCTATTATTTATGACGGATTATTTGCGGCAGTAGCAGCCATTGGTTTTGCTATTATCTCCAATCCACCGCGAAAAGCATTGGCTATCTCTGCATTCTTAGCCGCTGTGGGCCACGGACTTCGTTATTATCTTTTGCATTCTGAAGTATTTACGATAGATATTGCCACTGCATCTTTCTTTGCTGCCATGGCCATAGGACTATTATCCATACCTTTTGCCAAATATGTGCACTGTCCGGCAGAAGTTTTTTCTTTTCCGGCACTGCTTCCTATGATCCCGGGGATGTTTGCTTATAAAAGTATTTTGTATCTCACAAAATTTATGCAAAGTAAAGACCAGACAGCCTCTTTTCAGTTCATCGAGCAGTTTTTCAGGAATGGAATAACAACTATTTTTGTTTTATTTGCATTGGTAGTGGGAGTTGCCATACCGGTATTTTTCTTCCACAGGCAGTCGTTCAGTGCTACCCGTTTGCTCAATAAGTTAGCAAAGAAATAA
- a CDS encoding cation diffusion facilitator family transporter — MEHSLHHHHGHMPEISALNKSFIIGIVLNFAFVIAEFGIGFYYDSLGLISDAGHNLGDVASLILAMLAFRLARVLPNFKYTYGYKKSTILVSLLNAIILLIAVGIIFAESLGKLLHPVPVQGSAIAWTAGVGVFVNGITAWLFMKDKEKDLNVKGAYLHMAADALVSVGVVVSGIVISYTGWSVIDPILGLLIACVIVYSTWNLLHDSIRLSMDGVPIGTDSEQIKLLILSIPEVIDCHHLHIWALSTTETALTAHVVIINLSGLEKVKMEIKHALLAVGVQHATLEFEHNGDCCGDERCL; from the coding sequence ATGGAACATTCACTTCACCACCACCACGGTCATATGCCGGAAATTTCAGCACTAAATAAGTCGTTCATTATTGGTATTGTACTGAACTTTGCTTTTGTTATTGCCGAATTTGGTATTGGATTCTATTATGATTCGTTAGGATTGATTTCCGATGCCGGTCATAATTTGGGCGATGTGGCCAGTCTCATCCTCGCTATGCTGGCTTTTCGTCTGGCGCGTGTGTTGCCAAACTTCAAGTATACGTATGGTTATAAAAAGAGTACCATATTGGTGTCATTGCTAAATGCCATCATCTTATTGATTGCTGTGGGCATTATCTTTGCCGAAAGCTTGGGTAAACTGTTACACCCTGTTCCTGTGCAGGGAAGTGCTATTGCCTGGACTGCGGGTGTTGGGGTTTTCGTTAACGGAATCACAGCATGGCTTTTTATGAAAGATAAAGAAAAAGACCTGAATGTGAAAGGTGCTTACCTACATATGGCTGCCGATGCATTAGTCTCTGTGGGTGTGGTGGTTTCGGGAATTGTTATTTCCTACACAGGCTGGTCGGTAATAGATCCTATACTAGGCCTGTTGATAGCTTGTGTTATTGTTTATTCCACATGGAATCTTTTGCATGATAGCATTCGCTTGTCAATGGATGGTGTGCCAATCGGTACAGACAGCGAACAAATAAAGCTGCTTATTCTTTCCATACCGGAAGTTATAGATTGCCACCATTTGCATATCTGGGCATTGAGCACTACAGAAACGGCTCTTACGGCCCATGTGGTAATCATTAATTTATCCGGTCTTGAGAAAGTGAAAATGGAGATTAAGCATGCATTGCTGGCGGTTGGTGTGCAGCATGCTACGTTGGAATTTGAACATAATGGAGATTGTTGTGGAGATGAAAGGTGTTTATAA
- a CDS encoding altronate dehydratase family protein, giving the protein MEAKYLQINPADNVAVAIVNLSAGEALTVNGAQLTLNEDIPVGHKFALKDFTEGENVIKYGYPIGHALTAKKQGDWMNESNIKTNLAGLLDYTYNPAEVSLKIPKKELTFKGYRRKNGDVGIRNEIWIIPTVGCVNGIINQLAESLRRETEGKGVDAIVAYPHNYGCSQLGEDHENTRKILRDMVLHPNAGAVLVVGLGCENNQPDAFREFLGDYDKDRVSFMVTQKVGDEYEEGMALLRELHAKASSDKRVDVPLSELRVGLKCGGSDGFSGITANPLLGMFSDFLIAQGGTSVLTEVPEMFGAETILMNRCENKDLFNQTVHLINDFKEYFLSHGEPVGENPSPGNKAGGISTLEEKALGCTQKCGKSYVSGVLPYGERLKVKGLSLLSAPGNDLVASTALASCGCHMVLFTTGRGTPFGTYVPTMKISTNSGLAERKPGWIDFNAGVIVENEPMEKTCERFIGYILKVASGEFVNNEKKGFREIAIFKTGVTL; this is encoded by the coding sequence ATGGAAGCAAAGTATTTACAGATTAATCCGGCCGACAATGTGGCTGTGGCAATCGTTAACTTATCGGCAGGAGAAGCTCTTACGGTTAACGGAGCGCAACTTACTTTGAATGAGGATATTCCGGTTGGACATAAATTTGCCTTAAAGGATTTTACCGAAGGAGAAAATGTCATCAAATACGGTTATCCCATCGGACACGCCCTGACAGCCAAGAAGCAAGGCGACTGGATGAACGAAAGTAACATAAAAACCAACCTTGCGGGACTGCTGGACTATACATACAATCCGGCAGAAGTATCTTTGAAGATTCCTAAAAAGGAATTAACCTTTAAGGGATACCGTCGCAAAAACGGTGATGTAGGTATCCGGAACGAGATATGGATTATCCCTACGGTAGGTTGTGTAAACGGAATTATCAATCAACTCGCCGAAAGCCTCCGTCGCGAAACAGAAGGAAAAGGAGTAGATGCCATTGTAGCTTATCCGCATAACTACGGCTGCTCGCAGTTAGGAGAAGATCATGAAAACACCAGAAAGATTTTGCGCGACATGGTGCTTCATCCCAATGCCGGTGCTGTGCTTGTTGTTGGTTTAGGTTGTGAAAATAACCAGCCGGATGCTTTTCGTGAATTTCTGGGCGACTATGATAAAGACAGAGTCTCTTTTATGGTTACACAGAAAGTGGGCGATGAATATGAAGAAGGCATGGCGCTTTTACGCGAACTTCACGCTAAAGCATCTTCAGACAAACGGGTAGATGTACCTTTATCTGAATTGCGCGTAGGATTGAAGTGTGGCGGTTCAGACGGATTCTCGGGCATTACAGCCAATCCATTGCTGGGCATGTTCTCCGACTTCCTTATTGCACAAGGCGGAACAAGCGTGCTAACAGAAGTCCCCGAAATGTTTGGTGCCGAAACTATTCTGATGAATCGTTGCGAAAACAAGGACTTGTTCAATCAGACGGTACACCTCATCAATGATTTCAAAGAATACTTCCTGTCTCACGGCGAACCGGTAGGTGAAAATCCTTCTCCGGGAAACAAAGCAGGAGGAATCTCTACGTTGGAAGAGAAAGCGTTGGGTTGCACACAGAAATGTGGAAAGAGTTACGTATCGGGCGTATTGCCTTACGGAGAACGTCTCAAAGTAAAAGGACTCAGCTTGCTTTCTGCTCCGGGCAATGATCTGGTAGCTTCCACGGCTCTGGCTTCTTGCGGTTGCCACATGGTGCTATTTACTACCGGACGCGGCACTCCTTTCGGAACTTATGTTCCTACCATGAAGATTTCCACCAACTCCGGTCTGGCTGAAAGAAAACCGGGATGGATAGACTTCAACGCAGGTGTTATTGTAGAAAATGAGCCGATGGAAAAAACCTGTGAACGCTTTATTGGCTATATACTAAAAGTGGCCAGCGGCGAATTTGTGAACAACGAAAAGAAGGGATTTCGTGAAATTGCTATCTTTAAAACAGGAGTAACACTGTAA
- a CDS encoding methionine synthase has protein sequence MENIRPPFKIDIAGAFLLPETLKEAQEQYRKEQISMVALRGIEDAEIRNLVYKLKTVGLKVVTDGHFRYTSWPLDFMLNLEGIRSRNDRKTELELIGRIGIHRHPVVDDFMFLTGITGGDIIAKQVLPAPSMVLSELLKEDNYDQLAAIYPDQDQLLSDIILVYQKLMTELYESGCRYLQFDDTTRAVTPDAISINNLVLENHPADLFIAFHASVEMLNSLRGVNAFFLDYDDESCGKTHLLWFVREERATFGFIPSHYPLPDELDDIYEKIDEVTSYISLNRFSLCVPNAQVLPNEDYETAMKKQWDTLDMAMVAAGNLWPDNE, from the coding sequence ATGGAAAACATCAGACCTCCGTTCAAGATTGATATTGCCGGCGCCTTTCTTTTGCCCGAAACGTTAAAGGAAGCTCAGGAACAGTATCGTAAGGAACAGATAAGTATGGTTGCATTACGTGGCATCGAAGATGCTGAAATCAGAAATTTGGTTTATAAGCTGAAAACAGTTGGATTGAAAGTTGTGACTGATGGCCATTTTCGCTATACCTCGTGGCCGTTGGATTTTATGTTAAATTTAGAAGGCATTCGTTCTCGCAATGATCGAAAAACGGAACTGGAACTCATCGGCAGAATAGGTATTCATCGCCACCCTGTAGTAGATGATTTTATGTTTCTTACCGGTATAACCGGCGGAGATATTATAGCTAAGCAAGTTTTACCTGCCCCTTCTATGGTGCTTAGCGAACTGTTGAAAGAAGATAATTATGATCAATTGGCTGCAATCTATCCTGATCAAGATCAATTATTGTCGGACATTATTTTAGTATATCAAAAGTTGATGACGGAGTTGTATGAATCCGGCTGTCGTTATTTGCAATTTGACGACACAACACGTGCAGTAACGCCGGATGCTATTAGCATTAATAATCTGGTTTTGGAAAATCATCCGGCTGATCTTTTTATAGCCTTTCATGCTTCTGTTGAGATGTTAAACTCATTAAGAGGAGTCAATGCTTTCTTTCTTGATTATGATGATGAGTCTTGTGGAAAAACTCATCTTTTATGGTTCGTTCGCGAGGAGAGAGCTACATTTGGGTTTATTCCCTCTCACTATCCTTTACCCGATGAATTGGATGATATTTATGAGAAAATAGATGAAGTAACTTCTTATATTTCATTAAATCGTTTTAGTCTTTGTGTGCCCAATGCACAGGTGCTACCTAATGAAGATTACGAAACAGCCATGAAAAAACAGTGGGATACCTTGGATATGGCAATGGTGGCGGCTGGAAATCTTTGGCCTGATAACGAATAA
- a CDS encoding Na+/H+ antiporter NhaC family protein, with the protein MDKKEDIHGKSGLWALSPLFVFLCLYLVTSVIVNDFYKVPITVAFLAASCYAIAITRGLNLERRIYQFSVGASNKNIMLMVWIFVLAGAFAQSAKQMGAIDATVNLTLHILPDNLLLAGIFIASCFISLSIGTSVGTIVALTPVAIGLAEKTGIDLPFMVGIVVGGSFFGDNLSFISDTTIASTKTQECVMRDKFRVNSMIVVPAAITVLAIYIFQGLTVTAPAQTQDIEWLKVIPYLIVLGTAIIGMNVMLVLLIGILSTGIIGLITGSFRFFEWFGAMGSGITGMGELIIITLLAGGMLETIRYNGGIDYIISALTKHVKGKRGAELSIAALVSVANLCTANNTIAIITTGPIAKDIAVKFHLDRRKTASILDTFSCFIQGIIPYGAQMLIAAGLANISPISIIGNLYYPFTMGIFAILAILFRYPKQFS; encoded by the coding sequence ATGGATAAAAAAGAAGATATACACGGCAAATCAGGACTATGGGCTCTCAGCCCTTTATTTGTTTTTCTGTGTCTCTATTTGGTTACCTCTGTTATCGTAAACGATTTCTATAAAGTGCCCATCACAGTGGCTTTCCTTGCTGCATCTTGTTATGCCATAGCCATTACTCGCGGACTTAATCTGGAACGCCGTATCTATCAATTCTCCGTTGGCGCATCTAACAAGAACATCATGCTTATGGTGTGGATATTCGTTCTCGCAGGCGCTTTTGCCCAAAGTGCCAAACAGATGGGAGCTATTGACGCAACCGTGAACCTGACACTGCATATACTGCCGGATAATCTGCTGCTGGCCGGCATATTCATTGCTTCATGTTTCATTTCCTTATCGATAGGAACCAGTGTAGGCACTATTGTAGCACTTACGCCTGTAGCCATCGGATTGGCAGAGAAAACAGGCATCGATCTTCCTTTTATGGTGGGCATCGTGGTGGGAGGATCTTTCTTTGGCGATAATCTCTCGTTCATTTCCGATACTACCATTGCGTCTACTAAAACGCAAGAATGTGTGATGCGCGACAAGTTTCGTGTGAACTCCATGATCGTTGTTCCGGCTGCCATTACGGTTTTGGCTATTTATATTTTTCAAGGACTAACCGTAACCGCACCTGCACAAACTCAGGATATAGAATGGCTGAAAGTGATTCCCTATCTCATCGTACTGGGCACTGCCATTATCGGCATGAATGTGATGCTTGTTTTGCTTATTGGTATTCTGTCTACCGGCATTATTGGCTTAATTACCGGTAGTTTCCGCTTTTTCGAATGGTTTGGGGCTATGGGCAGCGGCATTACCGGTATGGGCGAACTAATTATCATTACCCTGCTGGCTGGCGGAATGCTCGAAACAATTCGCTACAACGGAGGCATAGATTATATTATTTCGGCGCTAACCAAACACGTAAAAGGCAAACGGGGTGCCGAACTGAGCATCGCCGCATTAGTAAGCGTGGCTAATCTTTGCACAGCCAATAATACCATTGCTATCATCACCACAGGCCCTATTGCAAAAGATATAGCGGTGAAGTTCCATCTGGACCGCCGAAAAACAGCCAGCATACTCGATACCTTTTCATGCTTCATTCAGGGTATTATTCCTTATGGAGCACAAATGCTTATTGCCGCCGGACTGGCCAACATCTCTCCTATCAGCATCATCGGTAATTTGTATTATCCTTTCACTATGGGCATATTTGCCATACTGGCTATTCTGTTTCGTTATCCCAAACAGTTTTCGTAA